The window GCAGCAAGATGCTGGTCGTCGCGAAACTGGAGCACGAGCAGCCCATCGAGATCATCGGTGACCTGCTGAAGTTCTCGGCGATCCGCAACCCCGGGGCCGCCTTCGGCTTCGGCGAGGCCTTCACGATCATCTTCACCTGCATCGCGGCCACGGTGATCGTGGTGATCGTCCGGCTGGCGCGCAAGCTCTACAGCCTGCCGTGGGCGATCGCGCTGGGCCTGCTGCTGGGCGGCGCGCTGGGCAACCTGACCGACCGGATCTTCCGTTCGCCGGGCGTCTTCCGGGGAGCGGTCGTCGACTTCATCGCGCCCGCCCACTTCGCCGTCTTCAACCTCGCGGACTCGGCGATCGTGTGCGGCGGAATCCTGATCGTCCTGCTCTCGTTCAGGGGCCTCGACCCGGACGGCACGGTCCACAAGGACTGATCGCGGGGCGGCTCGCGGGAAGGCTGCCGCGCCCCGTCCTGCATACTCGACAGGTGAGTACGATTCCCGAGATCCGAACCCTGCCCGTTCCCGATGGCCTGGAGGGCGAGCGCGTCGACGCCGCCATCGCCCGTATGTTCGGGATTTCCCGGACGAAGGCGGCCGATCTCGCGGCCGCAGGGAAGGTGTCGGTCGACGGCAGTGTCGTCGGGAAGTCCGAGCGTGTGCACGGTGGCGCCTGGCTCGAAGTCGAGATGCCCGCGCCGCCGCGACCCGTGGAGCTGGTGGCCGAACCGGTCCCCGGCATGGAGATCGTGCACGACGACGACGACATCGTCGTCATCATGAAGCCGGTGGGCGTCGCCGCCCACCCGAGCCCCGGCTGGACCGGCACCACCGTCATCGGTGGCCTCGCCGCGGCCGGCTACCGGATCTCGACCTCCGGCGCCTCCGAGCGCCAGGGCATCGTGCACCGCCTCGACGTCGGCACGTCCGGCCTGATGGCCGTCGCGAAGTCGGAGCGGGCGTACACCTCCCTGAAGAACCAGTTCCGCGAGCGCGTGGTCGACAAGCGCTACCACGCGCTGGTGCAGGGCCACCCGGACCCGATGAGCGGCACCATCGACGCGCCCGTCGGCCGCCACCCCAGCGCCGACTACAAGTGGGCCGTGACCCAGGAGGGCAAGCCCTCGGTCACCCACTACGACCTGATCGAGGCCTTCCGCGCGGCCTCCCTGCTGGACATCAAGCTGGAGACCGGCCGCACGCACCAGATCCGCGTGCACATGTCCGCGCACCGGCACCCCTGCGTCGGCGACCTCACCTACGGCGCCGACCCGACGGTCGCGAAGCGACTGGGGCTGACCCGACAGTGGCTGCACGCGGTGCGGCTCGGTTTCGAGCACCCGTCGGACGGCCGGTGGGTGGAGTTCGAGAGCGGCTACCCGGCGGACCTCCAGCACGCCCTGGACGTGATCCGGGCGGAGAGCGAGTGACCTCGTACCAGGTGCGCGTGGCCTCCTGCGACGCCGACCTGGCGGCCTGCTTCGCCGTGCGGACCGAGGTGTTCGTGGTCGAGCAGTCCGTGCCGGAGTCCATCGAGTACGACGCGTACGACGCGATCGCGGTGCACGTGCTGGCCGAGGGGCCGGACGGGGAACCGCTGGGCACCGGCCGGCTGCTGCACGGGCCCGAGGCGCTCGGCAAGACGGGCGCCCCGGAGATCGGCTCCCTCGGGCGGCTCGCCGTCGCGAAGTCGGCGCGCGGACTGGGCGTCGGCGCGGCGCTGGTCCGGGCCATCGAGGCGGAGGCCGCGAGGCTGGGACTGGCCGCCGTCGACCTGGGCGCGCAGACGCACGCCCTCGCCTTCTACGAGCGGCTCGGATACGAGGCCTACGGGCCGGAGTTCCAGGACGCGGGCATCCCGCACCGGTCGATGCGGCGCCGCCTGCCGTAGCTCGTCCGGCCCGGCCGGGCGTCGGGTGTCGCCGCAGGGCCCCGCCCCGGAGCCCGCGCCCGGAAAGCCGGCGGGGCTGGCGGGGCTCGGCGGGCGGATGGGGCAGGCTGGGGGTTGTGGATCAGCTTGCTCTGTTGTTCGTGTTGTTGCTCGGCGCCGTGGTGACCGTACCGCTCGGGGACCGGCTCAAGTTGCCCTCGCCCGTGCTGATGACCATCGGCGGGGTGGTGCTGGCCCTCGTGCCGGCCGTGCCGAACGTCGACATCCCGCCCGAGTACATCCTGCCGCTGGTGCTTCCGCCGCTGCTGTACGCCTCCGTGCAGCGCACCTCCTGGCGCCAGTTCGCCGCCAACGTGCGCCCCATCCTGCTGCTGGCCGTGGCCCTGGTCTTCGTGACCACCGCCGCCGTGGCCGCCGTCGCGCACGCCGCCGTCCCCGGGCTGCCCATCGCCGCGGCCGTCGCGCTCGGCGCGCTCGTCGCGCCCCCCGACCCGGTCGCGGCCACCGCCGTCGCCGGCGCGCTCGGGCTGCCGCGCCGCATGGTGTCCATCCTGGAGGGCGAGGGGCTCTTCAACGACGTCACCGCCATCGTGCTCTACCACGTGGCCATCGCCGCCGCCGTCAGCGGCAGCTTCTCCTGGCCCGACGCGCTCGGGGAGTTCGTGCTCTCCGCCGTGGTCGCGGTGGTCGTGGGGCTCGCGCTCGGCTGGGCCACGAACCGGCTCATGGGCCGGCTCGGCGAGGTCACCCTCCAGATCGGCCTGACACTGCTGGTGCCGTTCGTGGCGTACGTGGTCGCCGAGGAACTCCAGGGCTCCGGGGTGCTGGCCGTGCTGACCACCGCGCTGTTCCTCGCCGAGTACGCGACCGACGCCGACGACGTGCTCGGACGCCTCGCCGGGCACACGTTCTGGGAGATCGTCGACATGCTGGTCACCGGCGTCGCGTTCGGCCTGATCGGACTCGAACTGCACCACGTGTTCGGCGTCGCGGGCGACCGCGTGGGGGAGATGGCCGGCTGGGCGGGGATCGTGGTCGCCGTGGTGGTCGGCGTACGACTGGCGTGGCTGCTGCCGGCCGGCTGGCTCGCGAAGAAGCTGCACAACCGGCGCGACTACGACGAGGAGATCCCGGTGAGCTGGCGGGAGAGCGTCGTCATGTGGTGGGCCGGGATGCGCGGCGTGGCCTCGGTGGCGCTGGCCCTGGCCATCCCGCTGAAGGTGGAGGGCGGGGACCCCTTCCCGGCGCGGGACCAGATCATCTTCATCGCCTTCGCCGTGATCATGGCGACGCTGGTCTGCCAGGGCCTGACCCTGCCCTGGCTGGTGCGCCGGCTGGGAGTGGAGGCCGACGAGGACGAGGAGAAGGAGACCGAGCGCCGGCTCGCGATCCGCGCCGCCAAGGCCGCGAAGCAGCGCCTGAAGGAGATCGAGGAGGCGGAGGACCTCCCCGAGGACCTGGTGGAGACCCTGTACCGGCGGGCCTACGACGTGGGGGCCAGGATCAGCCCCGACATGGTCGACGAGGAGCGGCGGGAGGCGTACGCGAAGCGGGTCGAGCGGATCCGGGACGTCCAGCGGATCCAACGCGAGATGATGTCCGCCGCCCGGCACGAGGTGCTGTCGGCGCGCAGCGAACCGGGGTCGAACCCGGAGATCGTGGACCGGGTGCTCCGCCACCTCGACGTCCGCAGCCTGCGCAGCCCCTAGGCCGTCAGCGGGGGCTGCTGGACCGCGTCGGCCGTGTTCACGTGCGGGAGGGCGTACGGGTGGTGGTCCACCAGCCAGGTGATCAGGCGCTCGCGGACCACGCAGCGCACGGTCCAGATGTCGTCGGCGTCCTTCGCGGTGACCGTGGCCCGGACCTGGATCGTGTTGGGGGTGGAGTCGGTGACGACCAGGCCGCTCCCGCGCCCGTCCCACTCCGGGGTGTCCTTGAGGATCTCCGACAGCTGCTCGCGCAGCAGCGGGATCGGCGCCGAGTGGTCCAGGTGCAGGAAGACCGTCCCGGTCATCTGGGCCCCGCCGCGCGACCAGTTCTCGTACGGCTTGCCGGTGAAGTACGAGACCGGCATCGTGATCCGGCGCTCGTCCCAGGTGCGGACCACCAGGAAGGTGAGGGTGATCTCCTCGACCGTGCCCCACTCCTTGTCCACGACCACGGTGTCCCCGATGCGGACGGTGTCGCCGAAGGCGATC of the Streptomyces sp. NBC_01426 genome contains:
- a CDS encoding GNAT family N-acetyltransferase — translated: MTSYQVRVASCDADLAACFAVRTEVFVVEQSVPESIEYDAYDAIAVHVLAEGPDGEPLGTGRLLHGPEALGKTGAPEIGSLGRLAVAKSARGLGVGAALVRAIEAEAARLGLAAVDLGAQTHALAFYERLGYEAYGPEFQDAGIPHRSMRRRLP
- a CDS encoding Na+/H+ antiporter, whose amino-acid sequence is MDQLALLFVLLLGAVVTVPLGDRLKLPSPVLMTIGGVVLALVPAVPNVDIPPEYILPLVLPPLLYASVQRTSWRQFAANVRPILLLAVALVFVTTAAVAAVAHAAVPGLPIAAAVALGALVAPPDPVAATAVAGALGLPRRMVSILEGEGLFNDVTAIVLYHVAIAAAVSGSFSWPDALGEFVLSAVVAVVVGLALGWATNRLMGRLGEVTLQIGLTLLVPFVAYVVAEELQGSGVLAVLTTALFLAEYATDADDVLGRLAGHTFWEIVDMLVTGVAFGLIGLELHHVFGVAGDRVGEMAGWAGIVVAVVVGVRLAWLLPAGWLAKKLHNRRDYDEEIPVSWRESVVMWWAGMRGVASVALALAIPLKVEGGDPFPARDQIIFIAFAVIMATLVCQGLTLPWLVRRLGVEADEDEEKETERRLAIRAAKAAKQRLKEIEEAEDLPEDLVETLYRRAYDVGARISPDMVDEERREAYAKRVERIRDVQRIQREMMSAARHEVLSARSEPGSNPEIVDRVLRHLDVRSLRSP
- the lspA gene encoding signal peptidase II; the protein is MAEAERIIGTPEVGDDTEPESTAPKGRRRIVALLVVATLAYLIDLGSKMLVVAKLEHEQPIEIIGDLLKFSAIRNPGAAFGFGEAFTIIFTCIAATVIVVIVRLARKLYSLPWAIALGLLLGGALGNLTDRIFRSPGVFRGAVVDFIAPAHFAVFNLADSAIVCGGILIVLLSFRGLDPDGTVHKD
- a CDS encoding RluA family pseudouridine synthase; the protein is MSTIPEIRTLPVPDGLEGERVDAAIARMFGISRTKAADLAAAGKVSVDGSVVGKSERVHGGAWLEVEMPAPPRPVELVAEPVPGMEIVHDDDDIVVIMKPVGVAAHPSPGWTGTTVIGGLAAAGYRISTSGASERQGIVHRLDVGTSGLMAVAKSERAYTSLKNQFRERVVDKRYHALVQGHPDPMSGTIDAPVGRHPSADYKWAVTQEGKPSVTHYDLIEAFRAASLLDIKLETGRTHQIRVHMSAHRHPCVGDLTYGADPTVAKRLGLTRQWLHAVRLGFEHPSDGRWVEFESGYPADLQHALDVIRAESE